The genomic region GCGGCCGGGCGATAGTGGGCCTTTTCGGCGGGAACCTGCTGGAGATCGGCCAGTTCTTCTTCCGCCACGACAACTTTTACATGCTCCTGGCGGCCGAGCCGGCCGAGGCGCACAAGTTCCTCGACCGTCTGCTCGAAATCCACCTGGCCGCCCTGAAGCGGTTCCTGGGGGCCATGGGCGGGAACATCGACCTTATCCTGTTCGGGGATGACCTGGGCATGCAGACCGGCCCTCAGATGTCGCCCGCGATGTACCGCGAGTTTTTCAAGCCCCGTCACGCCGCGCTCTGGAAGCGGGCCAAGGAGCTGGCGCAGGTAAAGGTGCTGCTGCACAGTTGCGGCGGAATCCGCCCGCTGCTGCCGGACCTGATCGAGGCCGGGCTGGATGCCGTGAACCCGGTGCAGATAAGCTGCGAGGGTATGGATGCGGCGGGACTCAAACGCGATTTCGGCCGGGATATCACCCTCTGGGGCGGCGGCTGCGACACCCGCGAGGTGCTGCCCGGCGGCACTCCGCAGCAGGTGCGCGACCACGTGCGCCGTCAGGTGGATATCCTCGCCCCGGGCGGCGGGTTTGTCTTCCAGCAGGTGCACAACATCCTGGCGGATGTCCCACCGGCCAATATAGTCGCCATGTTCGAGGCCCTGGCCGAGCTGCGCTGAGCGCCGATGGAGAGTTAAACGATTGAAATCCAAGCCTTAAATGGTTAAATTTGAATTCCGGCAGATATAATTTTTCTCCGCTGCGGCCGGAGGCGGACTTGATTTCAGAATTGAGAGCGGTCCGGAGGACAGCGCAATGATACAGGTGAGCGAGACAGAGATAAAAAAAGAACTCTACGCCCGGGGCGACCCGAGCCTGACCCCGCTGGACATCGAGGCCAAGGCCCCGCTGGTGGCCGAGATTCTGCGGCTCAAGGCCAAGCACGGCGTGGTGGTGCTGGGCCACAACTATATGGAGCCGCTGGTGTTCAACCTCTCCAGCCGCGCCGAGCAGGGGGATTCACTGGGCCTGAGCCGTTACGCCGCAGCCACGGATGCCCGGTACATTATTTTCAACGGGGTGCGGTTCATGGCCGAGACGGCCAAGGTGCTGAGCCCCGACAAGTGCGTGCTGGCCGCGGACAAGACCGCCGGCTGCACCCTGGCCGATGATTTCGACCCCTCCGAGATCGACCGTCTGCGCGAGCTTCACCCCGGCGCCCCGGTGATGATATATGTCAACAGCTACGCCGCGGCCAAGGCCAAGTGCGACATCTGTTGCACCAGCGCCAACAGCGAGCACATCGCCCGCGCCCTGCCGGGGGATAAGGTGATTTTCGTGCCGGATATCCTGTTCGCCTCCAACCTGGCCCAGGACCTGAAGGGCGTGAAAGAGGTGATCTATCCCGGTCAGGCCAGCGGCACGCGCGGGGCGGTCTGCGAGGTGCACGAGAAGTTCAGCCGGGAGGACCTGCTGGCTGTGCGCAGCCAGTTCGAGATGCCCAAGGGGCACCCCTCAAGGCGGGTCTACGCCCACTGGGAGTGCCGTCCCGAAGTCCTGCGCGAGGCCGATTTCTACGGCAGCACGACCCAGATCGCCCGCGACATCGCGGCGCGGGTCAAGGACGGTACTCTGGAGCGGGCGTTCGTGGCCAGCGAGTGCGAGCTGACCAGCAACCTGGCCGCCGAGTTCCCCACGGTGCGGTTCTGGACCGCCTGCTCGGTGCGTTGCCGGTTCATGGCCAAGATCACCCTGGAGGGCGTGCTGCGCGTGCTGCGGGCCATCGACTCCGGCGGGGCCTTAAGCGAGTTCGAGGTAAGCCTCGACCCGGCGGTGATCGAGGCGGCGCGCCTGCCTATCCAGCGCATGCTGCAGTACGGGTGAGAGTTACGTCACGTGTGGAAGGCAATCCAAGGCCGGCCGCTTGAGCCGGCCTTTTTGTTTTCTGACAGTCCAGGCCTTTCGTGTTATGGAACGGTGCGCCGTGCCCGACTCTGCGGGCGAGATATATCTCGCCCCTACGAAAATGCCTGACCATCCCGCCCAAACCAACGGCTGTCGTAGGGGCGACATATATGTCGCCCGTGGTTTGTGTTAAATTCCCCTCGCTTCCCCCTTTTCCACAGGAGAAGGAAAAGGCCCTCACCCTGGCGGCAGCCCGGAAATTTTCACACGCTCTCTCCCGCCTTGTCCGTTCCGGAGCGGGCTTGTATTTTGAGAGAGCAAGGCATATCAACCCAAATACTCCAGCCAGGCCCTGCATGACCGAAAAGGAAAAATCCGCCGACAGCCTGAAAGAGCTGGGCCGCGCCCTCCAGGCCGAGGAGGACGCCCGCCTGTCGAGCTTCGCCACGCCGCACGCC from bacterium harbors:
- a CDS encoding quinolinate synthase NadA; this encodes MIQVSETEIKKELYARGDPSLTPLDIEAKAPLVAEILRLKAKHGVVVLGHNYMEPLVFNLSSRAEQGDSLGLSRYAAATDARYIIFNGVRFMAETAKVLSPDKCVLAADKTAGCTLADDFDPSEIDRLRELHPGAPVMIYVNSYAAAKAKCDICCTSANSEHIARALPGDKVIFVPDILFASNLAQDLKGVKEVIYPGQASGTRGAVCEVHEKFSREDLLAVRSQFEMPKGHPSRRVYAHWECRPEVLREADFYGSTTQIARDIAARVKDGTLERAFVASECELTSNLAAEFPTVRFWTACSVRCRFMAKITLEGVLRVLRAIDSGGALSEFEVSLDPAVIEAARLPIQRMLQYG
- a CDS encoding methyltransferase gives rise to the protein MSNDDAETARAVDDSSRRRVLDALAHREPDRVPVDFSGHRSSGISAIAYARLRDYLGLPKRPVRVYDPVQQLAVVDPEVLDMFGIDTIELGRAFANSDADWADWVLPDGTPCQMPVWALPERADAGGWVFKAADGLPIAAMPDGALYFEQTRFPLQESFGCPERGEIEAAFGHCMWTAVASPPGPLAAGPKGELALAGGAACLRQRSGRAIVGLFGGNLLEIGQFFFRHDNFYMLLAAEPAEAHKFLDRLLEIHLAALKRFLGAMGGNIDLILFGDDLGMQTGPQMSPAMYREFFKPRHAALWKRAKELAQVKVLLHSCGGIRPLLPDLIEAGLDAVNPVQISCEGMDAAGLKRDFGRDITLWGGGCDTREVLPGGTPQQVRDHVRRQVDILAPGGGFVFQQVHNILADVPPANIVAMFEALAELR